TTTTAGTGAGTCAAGAAGCCCTGTTTGGGATGTCCCGAAAAGAATTTTGGCTATCATTTAAAGATTGAAATGTATTTCAAGAGACATCCCAACATAATCTCTTTTTAGCTAAGTAGTTTTACCCACCCATTTGTGATTTCCATAATCCAAAGAAACCCATTCAGCTACCAATATGGTCACCGCTAGTTTAGGTGATGTCCCACAAAACGatcattttgtttaaaaagttcATTGACACTTCCAACATTGAGTTACAAATATACTGATATAGTGGCATGGCAGAAAAACTCACACAGAGTAACCATTCTTAAAGGATAAAAGAAGAGCGAGGAATTCATACTTTGAAAGCATCTGCATCTTCAATAGCTTCATAAGTTCCTTGCTGCCTAGGATCATTGCTCCTCTGGTCCACCTGACTTCCACCATATTGTGATGAGCTTTGATTGCTGCCAGAACCAAATCCTTGCCCGTATTGTCCACCAGCCTGTTGCCCATAACCTCCACTGCTAGCTTGTCCATATTGTTGTCCACCAGCCTGTTGCCCGTCACTTCCGCCACTTATTTGTCCTAATTGTCTACCTGTACCTTGACCATAACTTGCACCGCCTCCTTGTCCATATTGTCCACCTACCCCTTGCTCGTAGTTTCCAATGCCACCCTGGCCATAGTTTCCAATGCCACCCTGCCCATAGTTTCCACCGGCACCCTGCCCGTAGTTTCCACCACCACCCTGGCCAAAGTTTCCACTGGCACCCTGCCCGTAGTTTCCACCACCACCCTGCCCATATTGTGCACCTGTGCCTTGCCCATAGCCTCCACCAATTCCACCTTGGCCATAATTTCCAGCCCCTGTCTGTCCATATTGTCCACCGGCACCTTGCCCGTAACCTCCACCACTTCCGTCACCATATGATCCACCCCTACTTTGACCATATTGCCCTCCAACCCCTTGCCTATAGcttccaccaccacctccttgATTGTAAGCACCAGAAGGCGGGGAAGAAAAATCAGTTTGCCTGCCAGGACTGGTATTTCTCATTTCAGCTTGGTTGTAATTTGCCGGGCTACTTCTATCTCCTCGGTAATTACCCTGTCCTCCAGGTGGATTATTCTGTTCAAATTGGCCTCTTGGAGGTGGTCTATTGTACTCTCTATTTCGATCGTTATACCTTCCACCTTGTCTGCCATATTGTACAGGAGGTGGTCTTGGTATGATAGTTCCATTAACATACTTGTCTCCtgcaaatttcaaaaaaaataaataatgctCTTCAAAAACCATACTTCACTCCACAATAAAACACCTAGaatgattaaaaaatatataaaaaaatactacCTCCGTATTCTTTGTTAACAGGATCTATATAGGAATCCGGCAACACAAATACAACCCCAGGTAAACCTGTTCAAGAAAGTGTGAGATCGCCAGCATTAACGATTGAACACCATAATCTACTTTCAAGTAAGAAATAAACATACTTTTAAATTTCTCTGAGTCTTCCTCTGACACCTCAACTTGAAATCCATGGTACGTAGTTGTGCTACAAGCATAAATTTTCTTCTTCGCTTCTTCCACGCTGGAATTATAGAGTATCAGATAAACTAATAACAACTTACAATATCATCTGACCGCAACACTAGATCACCATTTAAAACAAACTCACAGATAGCAGATCCCTAGTTATTACTAAACCCTCTTAACTACTTATTGACActtcatataaaaaacaaaacaaaacaaaaaaacgacATCTTTTTGATGCATGTTATGCTTGTGTGAACTACATAACCGCGTGTATAATCAAAGATTAATTCTTCAGAAACCAACTGATCATCACTAAAACATTAATTCTAAAAAACAGCTTCTAGAATCAGAAATGATGGTCTTATATGCCCACAacatttcaatcaatttcaggTAATTTTGTCAAAACTATGATATGCAAAAGCTGCAATTAACATAGAAGATTCCAATTAACAATTAGCACTTTAAAAGAAGGAAAGATTTACAAAATCAGACAGAATCGCATACTCCTCTGTAACATGTACACTTATTAGAACATTCTAATTAAGCAACGCTAGCAAATGACCGAAGAATTTTCATAATAGTATTAAAAAGAACTCATGGCCATACTGATAGTGATTTAAACAAAGTTTTAAACCTCACAAAACACACCTTGAAGAATGTATACAAAACATACATGTTCTTTAtattggaaaaacaaatattcACACACGTCACCACATATTTCTGCTCAAAAAGACCAGTGCCTCAACCGTAATGCTAGGCCAAATATCCTTTAGCGTAAAAATTGCCAAATGTATTTTGTTTCGTGAGCAACTTGATCTCACAATTTTGTTTAATCCTAACAAAACAAATCATGTAAAGATCATACATATACAAAAGTAGTCAATCATAAACTCTACATTCAACGAAAAGTATACATCTTTCTTTTCGGGAAAGACGTATGCACACACCAATAGCATTAGAACCCACAATCGAGTAACCCCAAATCCCCAATACCACTAGGccaaataaaaatcatatttaatcaatgttcaaataattatatatatataatacaaaatatgtaatgagaaagaaaagggCAACCTTCCGAAGACACGAGCAGCAGTTTCAACATAAGTTTCAACCATTTCCTCAGGAGAAGGTTTAGGATCTTTAGGAAACTCCATAGTAATCAACCAATGATTATAATCACACCCTTCGAACAATATTGCATCTGGGCTAATCTGATCACTATCCAATCCATCAtatttagatgatgatgatgatcttgtaGACAAACCCCTTATCTTAAAACCCATACCCATGTTTCCGGGTATGGGTTTAGCCTGACtaacatttttaaacaaacTATGCTTAAGGTTAGAGTTATGGAAAATGGTGGTTGTACATGGTGCGACGATGGATTGTACGGCGGATGAGAAGTGGGCTTGGTTGTTAATGATGGAAGATGTGAGCTTTAGTGGTCGCCGGAGACGGAGAGCCGTTGCCGCCATGAGTGTGGTGGTAGAACTAGGGTTTATGGTTTAATGGGGTTTGAGCTGAGGAACTACTACTAGTGGTAAAGTGTGTGATTTGCTTAAATGGTACTtgtgatatgtatatattggtTTTTTAGTCCATATAGTTGAAAGATATCCAATTTACTataacttgtttttttattttgaaaataaatataaaactataaagatAGCCCTGCAATACGGCGGCGATGATG
The sequence above is drawn from the Erigeron canadensis isolate Cc75 chromosome 4, C_canadensis_v1, whole genome shotgun sequence genome and encodes:
- the LOC122598505 gene encoding multiple organellar RNA editing factor 1, mitochondrial, which encodes MAATALRLRRPLKLTSSIINNQAHFSSAVQSIVAPCTTTIFHNSNLKHSLFKNVSQAKPIPGNMGMGFKIRGLSTRSSSSSKYDGLDSDQISPDAILFEGCDYNHWLITMEFPKDPKPSPEEMVETYVETAARVFGSVEEAKKKIYACSTTTYHGFQVEVSEEDSEKFKSLPGVVFVLPDSYIDPVNKEYGGDKYVNGTIIPRPPPVQYGRQGGRYNDRNREYNRPPPRGQFEQNNPPGGQGNYRGDRSSPANYNQAEMRNTSPGRQTDFSSPPSGAYNQGGGGGSYRQGVGGQYGQSRGGSYGDGSGGGYGQGAGGQYGQTGAGNYGQGGIGGGYGQGTGAQYGQGGGGNYGQGASGNFGQGGGGNYGQGAGGNYGQGGIGNYGQGGIGNYEQGVGGQYGQGGGASYGQGTGRQLGQISGGSDGQQAGGQQYGQASSGGYGQQAGGQYGQGFGSGSNQSSSQYGGSQVDQRSNDPRQQGTYEAIEDADAFKK